In Nitrospira sp., the sequence CCAGCCCTGCCTCAATAAGCGGCGGCGGAACGTCATAGCCGTGAAGAGTCGTGAAGTTTTGCTGGACTTGCTGGCACCGCCGATGGCGGTGCATATCCCGCCAGGCCCCGATGTCCATCAGGATATCGAAGTTGAATGCATAGCCGCTGCGGAACTCTTTGATGAGTTCATCGTATGGCCCGCGCTGTCTTGTGGCCACTTCGATGGTCTCTTGTTTGTCCTTCTCAGACCACTCTTTCACGACCTCGAGTATCTTCCGGTACGGGGCCTGCGACACGCGATAGAGGAGCGTCGTGACGATTTCGTCGAGCGGATGATGTGGGTCAATAAGCTCGACCGACTCCACGGCACCCCACGTACCGGGCTGATCCAACCCTGTGCCGCGTAATGCGGCTTTGGCATGGCGGGCTAAATCGGAGTAGACCGATTCTTGATAGGCATTCGCCTTCGCATGCCGTGCCAATGTTGGAGCCAGAGGATCGTTCAATCCTGAGGTCTGACCACAGAGTTCGCTCCACAGATTCACCGGCGGCCGTTGGCAGGCCTCTTTCAAATCCTCACCGATCGCCCGCAGTTCCGGCAATTGCGACGACAACAGGCGCGTCATCTGTTTTTCCAAGGTCCGGATGCTGACGACTTGCCCTACGTTGGTCTTTGCTGCAAGAGGAAGCAGGTAACGAGTGACATCAAAGGCGCGTGCCCCGATTGTCCTCTGGTAATCGGCCTGTTTCATGGACTCCGGACGAGGCTCCCGTTCAGAGAGGTATGCGATCAAGGGATCGTGCAGCAATCGATAAATCTCTGACAGACTGCGGAGAATGCCTTCATAGAGGGCTTCGGTTTCGCTGCCTCGGATCTGGCCCGGCACAAACCACCGGCTCGAG encodes:
- a CDS encoding FAD-dependent thymidylate synthase — its product is MSQDQSGRRVVAIAPMPPEKSAYALARYSRSPDSIEQSIRWVHGHSSEKFWEQFYFDYGHASIADLGHVIICFEDISELAAIRLEDEALWDGQAKSSRYQNFASSRWFVPGQIRGSETEALYEGILRSLSEIYRLLHDPLIAYLSEREPRPESMKQADYQRTIGARAFDVTRYLLPLAAKTNVGQVVSIRTLEKQMTRLLSSQLPELRAIGEDLKEACQRPPVNLWSELCGQTSGLNDPLAPTLARHAKANAYQESVYSDLARHAKAALRGTGLDQPGTWGAVESVELIDPHHPLDEIVTTLLYRVSQAPYRKILEVVKEWSEKDKQETIEVATRQRGPYDELIKEFRSGYAFNFDILMDIGAWRDMHRHRRCQQVQQNFTTLHGYDVPPPLIEAGLDQEYRQAMDAVRQDIESLKNKDQEASLYAIPFGFKVRCLFKMDYAEAEYIAKLRSGVKGHWSYRTVAWQMKQQLARKFPFLGEGIQATPPDVEDALTR